In Archangium violaceum, the following are encoded in one genomic region:
- a CDS encoding protein kinase domain-containing protein, whose translation MGQVFAAVHERMGQKVALKILSPAAAGDRQLVARLLQEARALAQLEHPGVVRVLNCDQLDDGTVYLAMELLEGLSLREWMRRQPCPAPLKASLALGRQIADVMVDVHAKGIVHRDLKPENVFLCPDESVAPGYRTRLLDFGIAKVPPSADGARMDTQVQTVAPIFIGTATYMAPEQCRNAAEVDGRADVYALGVLLFEFLAGRPPFVSNEAIEVISMHVHEEPPPLQEFAPALPGALSTFIASMLAKEPAQRPTMLRCRDMLGRAWESERDECPVPGLAPFTEAQAELFFGRKVELDELLELLEQARTGERRWVQLEGPSGVGKSSLVQAGLLPRLKESPSQGEQRWRAASMRPSYDPLRSLALALVAAYAGTGFDQTPENIERTLRTGPDALRALVTTHTPAGCCFLLVLEQMEELFTLGAEDCHQLDALVSTALAAPESPLRLLTTLRSDFIHRLEQLPRLARQLNQAARYHLRAMEEEALTQVIQGMAQRAGLRLSEGLPERMVREARSEGSQLPLLGHTLRGLWSSRSGALLTHERYEQLGGVGGALARQAEQLLDGLGDEGRERAKWLLLELVQVGRGVPDTRRPRSRREVFTAAGGDELAEQVLMRLSGMRTSSSGEAQQDLRLVVLSAGLDPDQQRVDLVHETLLQKVPSIVGWIEDERALLEWHSDLEVAAHDWELEGYPSERLPSGSLLARYREHTGLARQRSHATRVTSDRAVRFLDAAQRLERRHTWLKRALVLASVAAMAAIAFSAVRATRAQQHAEVEQKRAEERLQQLLNDTEQFISNADWDLGRLLHTLDIRRSMQQQHDKTLASLPEQEREKLPVRMMLIKTWHRRGDLAYWDDSLARTDAFLLDGLKEIQKGLARNPADEGLVFQLGLNHSKRGKVALARGQWEATRGHFNEAIKLFERPPTGHQGDSDLMDYRRTLATSYSELAELELALGRVDAAASQYDRAIALFERNSAQSDKSYDMSLLADALCSRGETAHRSGDLQAAEAHLTRALSLGRDLVAHNSGDGLLTWTLARILVELAEVETAQAQRGAATGHYREAQELGRKLLEGEQVNKRYALVLIQALRGDEQLARALGDHDRAERLHTERCALVNDFVGRDSEDVRFQSLACP comes from the coding sequence ATGGGGCAGGTCTTCGCCGCAGTCCACGAGCGTATGGGCCAGAAGGTCGCGCTCAAGATTCTCTCGCCGGCAGCGGCTGGGGATCGGCAGCTTGTCGCCCGATTACTCCAAGAGGCACGAGCCCTCGCGCAACTCGAGCATCCTGGCGTCGTACGCGTGTTGAACTGTGACCAGCTCGACGACGGCACCGTCTACCTCGCGATGGAGCTCCTCGAAGGCCTCTCCTTGCGCGAGTGGATGCGGCGCCAACCGTGTCCCGCGCCGCTCAAGGCATCACTGGCGCTGGGTCGGCAGATCGCAGACGTGATGGTCGACGTCCACGCGAAGGGAATCGTCCATCGGGACCTGAAGCCTGAGAACGTCTTCCTCTGCCCAGACGAGAGCGTCGCTCCCGGCTACCGCACCAGGCTGCTGGATTTCGGTATCGCCAAGGTGCCACCGTCCGCGGATGGGGCGCGCATGGATACGCAGGTCCAGACCGTGGCACCGATCTTCATCGGTACCGCCACGTACATGGCCCCCGAGCAATGCCGGAACGCGGCGGAGGTCGATGGCCGCGCGGATGTCTATGCGCTGGGTGTGCTCCTCTTCGAGTTCCTCGCAGGAAGGCCGCCATTCGTCTCCAACGAGGCCATCGAGGTCATCTCGATGCATGTGCACGAGGAGCCGCCACCCCTTCAGGAGTTCGCGCCGGCACTACCTGGTGCGCTCTCCACCTTCATCGCCTCCATGCTCGCCAAGGAGCCGGCGCAACGGCCAACGATGCTCCGGTGCCGGGACATGCTGGGCCGGGCATGGGAGAGCGAGCGGGACGAGTGTCCTGTCCCCGGGCTCGCGCCCTTCACGGAAGCACAGGCCGAACTGTTCTTCGGCCGGAAGGTGGAGCTCGACGAGCTGCTGGAACTGCTCGAGCAGGCGCGTACGGGCGAACGGCGCTGGGTTCAGCTCGAAGGTCCGAGTGGAGTGGGGAAGTCCTCCCTGGTCCAGGCGGGTCTCCTACCGCGATTGAAGGAGAGTCCCTCCCAGGGCGAGCAGCGATGGCGGGCCGCCAGCATGCGGCCATCCTACGACCCCCTGCGCAGCCTGGCACTGGCACTCGTCGCGGCGTACGCAGGCACCGGTTTCGACCAGACCCCGGAGAACATCGAGCGCACCCTTCGCACGGGCCCCGATGCGCTCCGAGCACTGGTGACGACTCACACTCCTGCTGGGTGCTGCTTCCTGCTGGTTCTCGAACAGATGGAAGAACTCTTCACGCTCGGGGCCGAGGATTGCCACCAGCTCGATGCGCTCGTGTCCACCGCGCTCGCCGCGCCAGAGTCTCCCCTGCGGTTGCTCACGACCCTGCGCAGCGACTTCATCCATCGCCTGGAGCAACTCCCCCGCCTCGCGCGCCAGCTCAACCAGGCGGCCCGCTACCACCTGCGCGCCATGGAGGAAGAGGCGTTGACCCAGGTCATCCAGGGAATGGCCCAACGAGCCGGGTTGCGGCTCTCCGAGGGACTGCCGGAGCGAATGGTTCGCGAGGCCAGGAGCGAAGGCAGTCAGCTTCCACTCCTCGGCCATACACTCCGTGGACTCTGGTCATCGCGCAGCGGCGCTCTCCTCACCCACGAGCGCTACGAGCAGCTCGGAGGCGTGGGGGGTGCGTTGGCGAGGCAGGCCGAGCAGCTCCTCGATGGACTTGGAGACGAGGGGCGCGAGCGTGCGAAATGGCTCCTCCTCGAGCTCGTACAGGTCGGCCGTGGTGTCCCGGACACCCGCCGCCCCCGGTCGAGACGGGAAGTGTTCACGGCGGCGGGTGGTGATGAACTGGCGGAGCAGGTGCTGATGCGGCTGTCCGGAATGCGCACGAGTTCCTCGGGGGAAGCGCAGCAGGACCTGCGGCTCGTGGTGCTCTCCGCGGGGCTGGACCCAGACCAACAGCGCGTCGATCTGGTTCACGAGACCCTGCTCCAGAAGGTGCCGTCCATCGTGGGCTGGATCGAGGACGAGCGTGCGCTGCTCGAATGGCACTCGGATCTGGAGGTCGCCGCGCATGACTGGGAGTTGGAGGGTTACCCATCGGAGAGGCTTCCCTCGGGCTCCCTGCTCGCGCGTTACCGCGAGCACACGGGCCTCGCACGTCAGCGAAGCCACGCCACGCGGGTGACGAGTGACCGCGCGGTGCGCTTCCTCGACGCCGCGCAACGGCTCGAGCGGCGGCACACCTGGCTCAAGCGGGCACTCGTACTCGCCTCGGTTGCCGCAATGGCGGCCATTGCATTCAGCGCCGTCCGGGCCACTCGGGCACAACAACACGCCGAGGTGGAGCAAAAGCGTGCCGAGGAGCGCCTCCAGCAGCTCCTTAATGATACGGAGCAGTTCATCTCGAACGCGGATTGGGATCTCGGCAGACTCCTCCACACTCTCGACATACGCCGGTCGATGCAGCAGCAGCACGACAAGACCCTGGCATCGCTCCCGGAGCAGGAGCGAGAGAAGCTCCCGGTGCGGATGATGCTCATCAAGACCTGGCACCGGCGCGGCGATCTCGCCTATTGGGATGATTCGTTGGCACGGACCGACGCATTCCTGCTCGATGGGCTGAAGGAGATTCAAAAGGGTCTCGCACGCAACCCCGCGGACGAGGGCTTGGTGTTCCAGCTTGGATTGAATCACTCGAAGCGAGGGAAGGTCGCGTTGGCACGGGGCCAGTGGGAGGCGACTCGCGGCCACTTCAACGAAGCCATCAAGCTCTTCGAGCGTCCGCCCACCGGTCACCAAGGCGACAGCGACCTCATGGACTACCGGCGGACCCTCGCGACGAGTTACTCCGAGCTTGCTGAGCTGGAACTCGCACTTGGCCGGGTGGATGCCGCCGCATCACAGTACGATCGAGCCATCGCTCTCTTCGAACGGAACAGCGCTCAGTCCGACAAATCCTATGACATGTCCCTCCTGGCGGACGCGCTCTGCTCGCGCGGCGAGACAGCCCACAGATCAGGAGACCTGCAAGCGGCCGAGGCCCATCTCACCCGAGCCCTGAGCTTGGGACGTGACCTTGTCGCCCACAATTCAGGGGATGGACTTCTCACCTGGACCCTGGCCCGGATACTCGTGGAGCTCGCAGAGGTAGAAACCGCACAAGCTCAACGGGGCGCAGCAACCGGGCACTACCGTGAGGCGCAGGAGCTGGGACGGAAGCTGCTCGAGGGCGAACAGGTGAACAAGCGCTATGCCCTGGTTCTGATTCAGGCCCTGCGCGGGGACGAGCAGTTGGCTCGCGCTCTGGGTGACCACGACCGCGCCGAACGGCTGCACACCGAACGGTGTGCGCTGGTGAACGACTTTGTAGGCAGGGACAGCGAGGACGTCCGCTTCCAGTCCCTGGCGTGCCCTTGA
- a CDS encoding virginiamycin B lyase family protein encodes MSVARRESGPYGITQGPDGALWFTLVHDGQIGRLSLDGHHVCHPLDSPSCGPCIITPGPDRALWFTRSRDHRIGRMTTDGEATSFPVPTPGCGPFGITSGPDGALWFTEMHTDKIGRITTDGSITEFSLPTKGAFASAITSGADGALWFTLNQAHALGRITVEGDVSIHPLPTPAAAPVGITRGADGAIWFVEIGAGQIGRMGMDGRIQEFPLPDRLAKPHAITADPTTGGCWFTEWAGNRLGHITPAGEIQEYDLPTPASEPHGLVRGPDGSIWVALELGKLLCLAP; translated from the coding sequence ATGTCGGTCGCTCGTCGCGAGTCCGGTCCCTACGGCATCACGCAGGGTCCCGACGGCGCGCTGTGGTTCACCCTCGTCCATGACGGGCAGATCGGACGCCTGTCCCTCGATGGCCACCACGTGTGCCATCCGCTGGACTCCCCGTCCTGCGGCCCGTGCATCATCACTCCGGGGCCCGACCGGGCGCTCTGGTTCACCCGCTCTCGGGATCATCGGATCGGACGGATGACCACCGACGGAGAAGCCACCTCGTTCCCCGTGCCCACGCCGGGCTGCGGCCCGTTCGGCATCACGTCCGGCCCGGACGGCGCGCTGTGGTTCACCGAGATGCACACCGACAAGATCGGCCGCATCACGACGGATGGCTCCATCACCGAGTTCTCGCTGCCCACGAAGGGCGCCTTCGCGTCGGCGATCACCTCCGGTGCGGATGGAGCGCTCTGGTTCACGCTGAACCAGGCTCATGCCCTTGGCCGTATCACGGTGGAGGGCGACGTCTCGATTCACCCGCTCCCCACGCCCGCCGCCGCCCCGGTGGGCATCACCCGCGGTGCCGATGGCGCGATCTGGTTCGTGGAGATTGGCGCGGGTCAGATCGGAAGGATGGGGATGGATGGCCGCATCCAGGAGTTTCCGCTTCCGGATCGCCTCGCGAAACCTCATGCGATCACAGCCGATCCCACCACCGGGGGATGTTGGTTCACCGAGTGGGCCGGCAACCGGCTCGGGCACATCACTCCCGCTGGCGAGATTCAGGAATACGACCTGCCCACTCCTGCCTCGGAGCCGCACGGTCTGGTGCGGGGCCCGGATGGCTCCATCTGGGTCGCGTTGGAGCTGGGGAAGCTCCTGTGCCTCGCACCTTGA